Genomic window (Plasmodium knowlesi strain H genome assembly, chromosome: 9):
TCAGCTCTGCTGAATTTAGTCTGTACATACAAGAGTTACTCATAAAGAATATCTacaaatacatttttgtaattattgACACGTGTCAAGGATACAGTTTTTACGATCAAATACTAaattttttagaaaaaaataaaataaataacgtATTTTTAATGTCCTCCTcggataaaaatgaaaatagctACAGCTTGCACTCGAGCAGATATTTAAGCGTCTCGACCGTCGATCgatttactttttattttttttcctacctggaaaatataaacagaATATATGCAGACGAACCGTATAAAAATACCAAGGCCTTTTCCTTATATAACATCttgaattatttaaaaacgCAGCATTTGATATCAACTCCAAccattaataattttaaatttagcGTCTCCATGTTTATGCatagtaaaaatattcttttttatgacTCATCCGGTTTTTATCTAAGTAAAGACACGCAGGAGGGTGCGTTGGATGGGCTTGGCAAGAGCAGTTATAACGCCAAGCACAAGACAGACAAAACTGCAACTCGAAATACATGTTTGGGCGACTTGAGCGCATGTGGGcatatgaaaaatgaaatacatACCCACATGGGGAACCTCTACTCTCGAAGCAGTTTCTACAACAACGTCGAGGTTTACTTCAAGGAGGAGTCCCACTTCACGGACTACTACTTTACCGCAGAGTGTTTTTCTGGAGGGTACTTACTcccctctttcctttttttagtgATAATCGCCTTAtgtctacttttttttctgttcacgTAGATTCCTCTTTTCACCCTTTCGGACTGAACGTTTGCAGGgattatgtttttttttttttttttttctgaacggTTCAGGCAGTTTTGGACTTTTCTtcaacttcttttttttttttttttttttttttttttttttgtgccattgGTTTCGCTGTTTTTTGCTGAACGTTCAGGCAGTTTTGtactatttttccttttttttttttttttttttttttttttttcgtgtgcACTGTTACTTTGATTTCCCGCACTTTGACAgttgggagaaaaaaaaaaaaaaatgattacatGTTTGTCGTCCAAAAGAAGAGTATTGTTGGGGGATATTTTCAAATGTTCTCGTAAGGATAAGCACATTGGTGAGTAACCTTTAAGTATAGCGTCTCTTTTTGGCAACCCCAAATGGTTACAGTGTGTTGGTGGCAACGACCGGTAAGACGGTTTCAAAATTTCCAGGCACCTATTCGTAGCTATTGGCAGTGATGCAAATTGGGGCACCCACAATGGGGGACCAATGCTCGGGCGGCCACGTGCATACGCACACTCGGACGAATTAATTGCCACACCTGTCCAACTTCAGCTAATCCGCAAGGTGGAAGACAGACATGCGGGTATACTCCCGTATGCGTGTTCGCGTATAAATATTTGCGCATACCGTGCTAGTGTgggcatacaaaaaaaaaatgcagttgCGCTAGGTGAAAGTTATCAAGTAGAAGAAGCCATGTACCATGTGGAGCTACAAAAGATCGACCGTATATCacactttattttatttttatttttttttttttttctttccaaacacatgtatgtatgctttACTCCCCCGTACGGTGTTACCCCCctcgcgaaaaaaaaaaaaaatttactgcagcaacatgtgtacatatatgcgcacctgtgttttttttttttttttttttcctccccccttttgcgTAAACAACCGTGAGGGGAACACATATATTCCTCGCCTTCTGGTGGATTATTCGACAAAGACACTGTGCTACCGCAGACTAGCGACGTAAATTCGTCATCACATTTGGATTTTTCCAGATCGAGTTTAAATTTTCGCGTTGTGCTACTCATGCTGAGTGTTGCACATTGTCTGTATGtacgtgtgtatgtatgcagtatgcatgcatttttgtgcgtcttttttttttttttttttttttttttttttgtttgtcccACGCTGTGTAAGTGAGAGTCGTcaacttttttaaacaaagACGGATGACGACTTTGTGCTGATGTTCCGTCTGCTACGAGTGCGCGCGTTGCGAGATAGATGAGTTGGCATTTTCCTACACGAATATTCTGTTCTCGtttgtgccttttttgtCCTGGTTCGCTTCGCTCTGTTACCATGCGGAGCGGTGAAGGTGGTTAGTTCGTCAAAACCTTTTTTACAGTCTTGCCTTATTAGCACATACCCCTTTCGCCAAATTATTTAGCCAATTCATTTCGCTGTCGTTTCGCTACTGCGTAATTATGCGTCGCGTGCGCAATTGTCTGTGCACATTTTCGCTGCACTGAGGGGAGCAGCGCCGAGCGTAAGCATTTGTGCGGGTTAACCTTTTCGTATCCTCCTTTTTgagtttctcttcttccgCATGAAAGTTTTTCGACCACTCTACACGTGTTACGTCCTGCTTACcgtttaacctttttttgggCCACTGCTTCCCCCAGTTGATTTGTCGCAAGTTCGACTTAAGGCACGTTAACCGAGAAGGGTACCTACCCTCTCccccctccaaaaaaaaaaaaaaaaaaaaaaaaaaaaaaaaaaaaagtaaggcGCTTTACAAGAGAGACCAGTGCAAACCTCACGATGGATGTCAAGCACGTGGAGAGTTGCGAGTACCACGCTAGGGAAGGGGATCGAGAATGTAGGGACgaagtgaaaaaagtgaTGGACAAACTTATAtatgaaaggaagaaaaacttTCAAGGACAAGATAACTACTGTCGCAATCCATCCGTGAGTATATGTCCCAATGTGTactgtaatatatatacagatCTACACAATTGGTTTGGATTTAAAAACtgcaaaaaaatagacaCCGAATCTTTAAACACCTGTTTTACGGACATAGCCAATGGGGGGGTGGGTTATTACGAAAAACTTATCGTGTtgggaggaagaatattGGAGCTATACAGtgagttgcatttttttaacaagtaCAATTATGAGAAGGATGAGGAGGTTCTCCAAGATTTATGTACGCTCAAATCAGTAAAAGAAGTTGTCTTCCAATACCTGTATGtacagaagagaaaaaatagagtTAATTACAGAAATAGCTTGTACTTATTTGGATACTCTTATCTATACACTCCTCTATTTttcagaaataaaaattccaTTATAAAGTATGTGAAGGCATGCATAGCGTATGCTGTCAAATTTAGTGGTGCCAATATATTTTCATGGATGCCTTCCTTGATAGAGCATATTTATCATTCACAGAAGGTGAAGGGATCCGAGATGGAAGAAGAGAACGAATTGATACAAGATCTGCAGGAGTTTTTTGGTTACCAGTTTGACTACGTGTTGCCTCGAATAGCCGAGTGTTTCAGTCAACACAATTTATACATTAGCACTTCCCATCTCACGGGTCTGCAAATCGTGCGCATTTTCGCGAACGAGTACTTTTCCCTGTTGGCCGATGTAAGGAAGAAGCCAAGCGGAAAATTCGATATATACCTCACTCCGCAATTGTGTGAAATAACCCTATGCTCCGCTGCGTTGTTGCGATATGTTCTGTCTCTTTTTTTAGTGCACCCTTCTGTATACTCTTATGTACACCCTTATGTATACTCTTATTTACACCCTTATGTACACCCTTATGTATACTCTTATTTACACCCTTATGTACACCCTTATGCACACGCATTCCTTTCCCTCGCGCAGGACGTGAACATcgaggggaaggagaagaccACGTGGGTACGCGAAGAAACGGAGGCATTCCTAAACTCCCATTGTATTGAAATATTTAGCGGCTGCATGTTATCTCTGCACAAGTACCTCGGTGAAAAGGGGGTGAAGGTGGGTAAAATAAAGAGCATATTTGAAATGCTCTTGTCCTCCTGTTGGGTACTGGGAAGtgagaaaagaaacaaaGTGTGGGCATGTGCCCTGGTGCAGAGGTTAAGGCAAGTACAGCTGCTCACACAGATTACTACCATCGAGAAATGGTCGTACagcattaaaaaatataacgacCTGAATATACAGAACTTTGTAAAAGACATATACAATTTTAACAACATCAATGGAAGTATCTTGTCTCCTTTCCAATTACAAAACGTTAACATTTATTTACCCCCCAAGGAGGGGCCCTTGAAGGAAATTCCTTACTATACTACGCTAGCCGACAGGTATAAGGACCGTTTTCCCCACGGGAAAGGTGTAAGGCATGGAGGTAACGACAGCAGCAACAACAGGATCAGCCGAAACATGAGCAACAAGAACTGTCAGCTCTATGACGTTATAAATAACATTACCAATAACATTTATAAGCGGTTCAGACCCAGGAGGCCCAGGAATAGAGGTTCCTCCGATGTCACGCGCTTGGTCTACACGAACAGGGATGAGTGCCCTCCAGGTATAGAAAGAGGAGAAGCGAAAAATCGTTTAGCACGAGGGAATGTGCTTCACGTGAGATAAATCCATTCTCATAAGCATaactctccccccccctcctctgCTATATGTACACACCACCTTTGTTAACACCTTACAGACATGAGTTACCACGACCTGAAGGCTAGCCTTGCTTCGGATGATTCCACCAAGTACGACGCTGCCCATGATTTGGACGTggacgatgaagaggaagacacctacggggaggaggaagatcTAGTCATGCCGTACAGCGCGGAGGAAGGAACACAGGTAAAGGGCCTCAAAACagggaaaaatggaatccctgtaaaaataaaatacattaAGGATGCAGCGGACGATCGGAACTCCAAATATGTCATAGAAATTCCTAAACGAGACTTAGCCGGGCGGGGAAGTAAGAACCACGTGAAAGCAGGTAAGGCGTTAATCACGATGGGGTAGACCGTTAGACTGCTAAACGGTACTCGTTGCGAGGCACGTCATGATGAACGTACCGGATAGCaaaatttccccttcatATACAATACACGGTGTACATTCAACAAAACCGCGTAcaccttttcccttctcagTTCTCTGGGGAAATGGCAAAAAGGGCCTGGAAATCAAACTTCCATCTGAGAGTGACCTCATGCCAGATGTGCGAATTAGATGAGACGGGGTCGTTTTATGAGGTCCCCCGGATAGGCATAGAAAGGACAAAACCTCtattatgtgtatatatgcctATATGTAGTGAAATAAGGGATGAgcaccttttcttttttcttgtcatttttttttttttttttttgtatgtatatCGCTGTGTTGTCCTTGTGCGAACACAGCGGGGCCAGGGCGAAACGTTCCAATGGAGGGTTAAGCAGCAGGATATGCATTCTTTTCCTATTCACATTCGTGTGAAGAATTGGATCGCtcaaaagaggaggaaaattcctTTGTTCTTCTGACAAGCGTGttgcaaaggggaaataataataaaaaaaggataaaccATATGAAACGTAATGGGGGCAGATCAAAATGTATACAACCAAAATGGCTCAGCGGTGCTGCCTGTAAATGTTATGTTTCCCGCGAATGTGATATGTTTTgtggggaggaaaatacagaaagaaaaaaaaaaaaaagaaatatgtgcTACATTATATGTTGCTCtttttatgaacaggtcaggtaaaaaaaaaaaaaaaaaaaaaagggaataaaaaatagctattttttttttctgctaaaTTTGCCTGACCCccgttcataaaaaaaaaaaaaaaaaaaaaaaaaaaagaatagttAAGGTAaacgaaaaggggggggaacgCACATACAGGTGcatgaagaaatgaaataTGCACATGACCGATAATCCGAGCAGGAGATAAGTAGAATATAAAAGATTGAGTTATATGTGAGAACCAGGCTAGTAGGGGGCTGCAGAGAGAGCCAGGCTGTATATCGTGCCGGTATTGCGCCGTACGCAGAAAAATGGGGGGCGTAGGGTAGTACTTCGCCGGGTTTTGTTCCTTCACCCATAAGTAGCACAAACGTAAAAGAGTAATACATGGTATTATATGAATTTATTGttcacctctttttttatatgggctcggaaaaaaggaaaaaagcaaaaaaaaaaaaaaagaaacaaagaAAATTCCATTTAGAATGTTTTATGTAACGTGcttgtttgtttttattactcctatgtgatttttttccatgcgtACGTTACTCACCCATTAATAGCAGGCAGAGTGGCCTCATGACATTGTCGTggtgaaaacaaaaaggaaaaggagcaaTCACTCGTTACCAATTGAAGTGTACTCGTGTTTCGAACCGCACTGAAATGTACCCTTGTATAACTGTAAAGTTGTTCGTATGTTCATACGCATACTAATACACGTCGTTGCATGAAGAACAGAGGGGAGAAATATAGGGTTTGTGACAAGCGCGCCTCGAAGATTGCTCTTCGATAGAAATACTGTGGGTATAAAAACACTACGAGGAGGGATTAGTAGCGACTTGAAAGGAAGGAGCAGATAAGGAGTGGAAAACGAATAAACATAGCACAAGCGGACCATAAACGCAGAACACGCAgaggatacaaaaaaaaaaaaacacctgtacaccaccaccactaagcagaaagtgtaaaaaatggataagcTCATGAACAACAACAAAGCCAAGCTGACGTGTATGCTGGTGGGGGGTCTGTGCTCCCTGGTGTTAtatcacataaaaaagaaaatgaacttttcctattttctgTTTTCGAAAAACTGGTTTAGCGAATTTTCCCAGATGTGGCCTGGTCAAGCCTTCAGTCTGGAAATAAAGAGAATCATCCACCAGGCCAAGTCCAAGTATCAGGTAGGTCCTTCTTCGCGGAGCGGCTCACTCTTTCGAACAGTCTTCTCTGTCgaatacacttttttttttttttttttttttttttttttttttttttttgttcaccccTTTTATTCACCTCATTTTCGATATCGTCCTCTCCTTCCAATCGCAGAGTATCCTCGTCTTCGAGAGTAAAACTTTCGGGAAC
Coding sequences:
- a CDS encoding GPI-anchor transamidase, putative, giving the protein MELWKVFVYCVLVAIKHAVAPSVYFSGLDIKNMKGKYKEIEEGHAKQNVNDIFLHELKKSNYQLNNNIIALSTSRHYFNYRHTSNLLTAYKYLKNAGDNMDRNILLMVPFDQACNCRNMVGGTIFNEYEKPSSEDLKEKKMKENLYSHLNIDYKNDNIRDEQIRRVIRHRYDALTPVKYRLYTNGNREKNLFIYMTGHGGVSFFKIQDFNIVSSAEFSLYIQELLIKNIYKYIFVIIDTCQGYSFYDQILNFLEKNKINNVFLMSSSDKNENSYSLHSSRYLSVSTVDRFTFYFFSYLENINRIYADEPYKNTKAFSLYNILNYLKTQHLISTPTINNFKFSVSMFMHSKNILFYDSSGFYLSKDTQEGALDGLGKSSYNAKHKTDKTATRNTCLGDLSACGHMKNEIHTHMGNLYSRSSFYNNVEVYFKEESHFTDYYFTAECFSGGYLLPSFLFLVIIALCLLFFLFT